The Watersipora subatra chromosome 1, tzWatSuba1.1, whole genome shotgun sequence genome has a window encoding:
- the LOC137406876 gene encoding SPRY domain-containing SOCS box protein 3-like translates to MILAKHSDYRQVEQMDEEDTRNERDEQKADDGYNGEDSSPLIAPQQTPPGALHKNKSICECEDFWTWNRVFKSHEVRLYGEFGKAAHFHPNWSNSTAGVKGDKVLNDGIYYWEVRVEQRLFGTSMMFGIGTSKARIHVDAFLNLLGEDQHSMGLSHKGQAWYNGTCKQYTKPFIENETTTIGLLFNGTNGTLTYYKDGVCLGIAFDNLNQIEDNLYPMISSTAAKTEMTLVNSRRCFTSLQDRSRHVILQHINSEEHIMSLPISRNTKEYLLEKAKQL, encoded by the exons ATGATACTAGCTAAACACTCCGACTACAGGCAAGTTGAGCAAATGGACGAGGAAGACACCAGAAATGAAAGAGATGAACAGAAAGCAGATGATGG ATACAATGGTGAGGATTCGTCTCCCCTAATAGCTCCTCAACAGACTCCACCAGGTGCATTGCACAAGAACAAATCTATATGTGAGTGTGAAGATTTCTGGACATGGAATAGGGTATTCAAATCACATGAGGTTCGACTTTATGGAGAGTTTGGAAAAGCCGCGCATTTTCATCCAAACTGGAGTAACAGTACGGCTGGGGTAAAGGGAGACAAAGTACTAAACGATGGAATATATTACTGGGAGGTGCGGGTGGAGCAACGACTCTTCGGTACGAGCATGATGTTTGGCATCGGAACCTCGAAAGCCAGAATACACGTAGATGCTTTTTTAAATCTATTAGGAGAGGACCAGCACAGTATGGGGTTGTCCCACAAGGGCCAAGCTTGGTATAATGGTACATGCAAACAGTATACGAAACCCTTCATAGAAAATGAAACTACGACCATAGGTCTCCTATTCAATGGCACCAATGGTACATTAACATACTACAAAGATGGAGTATGTTTAGGCATTGCATTCGACAATCTAAACCAGATCGAAGATAATCTCTACCCAATGATCTCTTCAACAGCTGCTAAAACTGAGATGACATTAGTCAACAGCAGACGCTGTTTTACCAGTTTACAAGACCGGAGCAGACACGTTATACTACAGCATATCAACTCGGAAGAGCACATTATGTCTCTGCCGATTTCCCGTAATACCAAAGAATATCTCCTAGAAAAGGCGAAACAGCTTTAG
- the LOC137385952 gene encoding repressor of RNA polymerase III transcription MAF1 homolog, producing the protein MKFLENSSFGVLNCALSSHSDAYNLDGRIESYSCKMTSSDKRLYKAIMTEMDGGSGPNDLHALSPPESVLSRSPSRQVSRNSISSDDGAGFLCDTISTKSLFYLISTLNASFSEYDFSGAKSEEFSKEENLQLVMGSIDSLLAPVIPGYESLKGQLWTAIDGEIGLQECDSIYSYNPDLSSDPFGESGQIWGFNYFFYNRKRKRIVFFNCRCSSSDMQTDEVSADMGYSSLAAEMSIDDMEGAVEEL; encoded by the exons ATGAAGTTTTTAGAGAATTCTTCATTCGGAGTTCTTAACTGCGCTCTGTCATCGCACAGTGATGCTTACAATTTAGATGGACG GATTGAGAGTTATAGTTGTAAGATGACAAGCAGTGATAAAAGACTTTACAAGGCTATCATGACAGAGATGGATGGCGGCAGCGGTCCAAATGACCTACACGCCCTCTCTCCTCCCGAGTCTGTTCTATCTAGGAGTCCATCAAG GCAGGTGAGCAGGAACAGCATCAGCAGCGATGACGGTGCTGGCTTTTTATGTGACACAATCAGCACCAAGTCCCTTTTCTATCTCATATCTACTCTCAATGCCTCTTTCTCCGAGTATGACTTCAGTGGAGCCAAGAGCGAGGAGTTCAGTAAGGAAGAAAATCTACAG TTGGTGATGGGCAGCATAGATAGCTTGCTCGCCCCTGTAATACCCGGTTATGAGTCACTGAAGGGGCAGCTCTGGACAGCCATTGATGGTGAAATAGGACTGCAGGAATGTGATAGTATATACAG TTACAATCCAGATCTGTCAAGTGACCCGTTCGGTGAGAGTGGCCAGATCTGGGGATTTAACTATTTTTTCTACAACAGGAAGCGGAAAAGGATTGTGTTCTTTAACTGCCGGTGTTCCTCCAG TGACATGCAGACTGATGAGGTCTCTGCAGATATGGGGTATTCAAGTCTGGCGGCTGAGATGAGTATAGATGATATGGAAGGAGCTGTTGAAGAACTTT AG